The genomic stretch ATCATGGACCAGGAACTGGCCTCGGAACTGGAAGTCCTGGCCACGGAAACCACCCGTTTGCTCAAGCGCGACCCGGCGACCCGGGACTTTTCCCGAGGCGAGATCCGCCAAGCCCTGCGGGAAATCGTGTCCCGTTTTCCAGTCTACCGAACCTATGTCGGCTCCAGGGGGCCTTCCGTCGAGGACGTCCGGGACCTGGACTGGGCCCTGGGCCTGGCAAGGCGGGCCCGGGCCGTGAGCCACCCCCGGCTCTTCGACGTGCTGGAGGCCCTGCTCAAGGCCTCCTGGCAAAAACGCACCAACGGCCGCCCCCGGGCCGACGTTCTGCGCCTGGCCCGCAAGTTCCAGCAGTTCACCGGACCGGCCATGGCCAAGGGCATGGAGGATACCACGTTCTACCGGGTCTTGCCGCTGATTTCCATGAATGAGGTAGGCATGGGGCCGAACCGAAGGATCAGCACGGCCGGAGATTTTCACCAGCAGATGCAGCGCCGTGTCGCGGACTGGCCCAAGGCCATGGTCACCACGGCCACCCACGACACCAAACGCAGTGAGGACGTCCGGTCCCGGATCGCGGTCCTTTCGGAACTGCCCAAGGCCTGGGCCGAACGGGTGGAACGCTGGCAGACCCTCAACCGCCGGGCCCGTCGCGAGTCCGCCCTCGGCCCTCTGCCCTCCAGCCGGGACGAGTACCTGTTCTACCAGACCCTGGTCGGTGTCTGGCCTCCGGAAGGACTCGGCCCGGACCTACCCGGAGCGGCGACTCTCTCCGCGTTGCAAGACCGATTACAAGCCTACATGGTCAAGGCGGCCCGGGAGGCCAAGATCAGCACCTCCTGGCTGAACCCGGACGAGGAATACGAACAGGCCCTGACCGACTTCACGGCCCAGGTCCTGGATTCCGGCCCGACGGCCGCACCGTTTTTGCGCGACGTCCAGGAGTTCGTGGCCAAACTGGCCGTGCCTGGCGCGTGCAACGCCCTGACCCAGACGATCCTGCGCCTGACCATGCCCGGAGCGCCGGACAACTACCAGGGTACGGAACTCTGGGACGACTCCCTGGTGGACCCGGACAATCGCCGTCCCTTGAACTTCACGGACAGATGGGATGGTTTACGGGAGTTTCAAGCCACGGAGGCCGAAGAAAATCAAATAGACTACGTAGCGTCGCTCAAGAGGACCTGGCACGACGGGCGTATCAAGCAGTACGTCCAATGGCGCCTGCTGACGCTGCGCCGCGCCCATCCGGAGCTGTTTCTGAACGGGAACTACGTCCCCCTGGAGGTTTCAGGGACCAGAGCGAACAACATCCTCGCCTTTGCCCGCATCCATCGGACCCATGGACGCCAGGCGGTCATCGCGGCCCTGCCCCGCCTCGTCGCGGACCTTTGCCCGCCGGACGGCGGATTTCCCACCGGTGAAGCCTGGTCGGCCACGACCATCGCCCTGAACACGGCCCTGCCCAAAGCCGGCAAGGAAGGACACTGGCGCAACCGTTTCACCGGACGGCCCCTCTCTCCCACGGACGGCGTGCTCACCGCGGCCGAACTCTTCGCCGACCTGCCCTGGGCGGTGTTGGTCTTCACGCGAACAGGCGGATAATCGCGGTTGACCAGCCTTCCCCTCGAAAAAAAAGCATCTACTCAGCACATTATGTTTCCGCTCTTGTTCCGGCAATCGGAATCGGGGTCGGGGTCGGAATCGGCATCGAAACAGGAAAAATATAGAACGCATCCCAGCGTTTTCGATCCCGATCCCGATTCCGATTCCGACCCCGACAGCAGCATAATTTTGTGCTGAATAGTTACAAAAAAAAGATTGATAGGACAGGCATGCTGCCTGTCCTGTTTCAATGTATCCGAAACGAAGGGAAGGTGGGTCAACGAATCAAAAGCTGATCCCGATCTCCGCGAACGGGCCGCTGATGTCCACGTCGGCCTTGAGGCCTTTTTCGTCGATGGAGATGGAGTCGTAACGGTACCCGCCGGCAAGAAAGAGGTGGTCCAGGGGATCGAAGCGCACCCGGCCGATGAGGCTGTAGAAATGGTTTCCGGCGTAGGTCACGCCGCGGGCCTCGGCCTCAAGGGCGAAGAAGTCCAGGGGCCGCAGGCTGGCTCCGGCGTAGAGCGTGGGTACGGGCAGAAGCAGGCTTTCGGACTCGGAAAGCCCGGCCTGCTCCTGACGGACCTCGATATCCACGTCCATCAGCCGCAGGTTCAGCCCCAAATCCACGTTGAACATGCCCAGGGTCGCCGCCTTCAGCCCCGGGATTCCGTAGAACAGGCTCACGTCGTACTGGTTCAGCCGCAGCTTGCCGTCGATGGGCGCATCCGCTGAAAAAGTCTGGTTCCCGAAGGTGAAGCTCCCTTTGGCCGTCCCCTTGCCCGAAAAGGTCGTCGGCGTGGCCATGAATCCGATATTGGGGAGGATCAGCGGGGTTTCCAGCCGAGCGCGGAAGAGCAGACCGGTCTTGTCGTCCAGTCCCAGGCTGCTTTCCAGGTCGAGCCGATCATGGCCCGTCTGGCCCTTGTAGGTCACGTCCCCGGAGGGGGACTGATGCCAGACGCCCACCGCCGCCTCGAACCCCGCGGCCCCGGCCCATCCGGGAAGAATTAGCACGATGCACGCCGCCAAAGCGGCCCAAAACTTGGTCACAGCAGCTTCTCCTCTGAAAGATTGATCAATTCCTGAAACGGAATGCACATCATGCCCATATTGCGCATGTCCTCGATATTGTTCGCCGCGATCCGCTCGGTCTGGGCGGAGCAGGCGTCCGTGGCCACGATCACCCGGTAGTCCCGGCCCAGGGCGTCCATGGCCGTAGCCCGGATGCAGTTGGGATACTGGGTTCCGGCTACGATCAGCGTCTCCGCTCGCAGACGACGCAACAGTAAATCCAGCTCCGTACCCAAAAACGCGCTGAAACGCTGTTTGGTCAACACGTAATCGCCGGAGCGCGGCATCAGCTCCGCCACGATCCGCGCCCCGGGCGTCCCGGCCACGCAGATGCCCACGCCGTTCTGAAACAGCTCTTGCCGGGTATATTCCACGTCGCTGCCGTCGGGCCGGTGTTCCCGAACCACGTGGATCACCGGCCAGGATCGCTTCCGGGCATGCTCCGCCAGCGCGGCGATGACTGGAATGGTCTCCCTGGCCCCGGCAACGGCGGCCAGGGCGTCGGGCAAAACGAAATCGTTCTGCATGTCCACGATCAACAGAGCGGGACTAAAAAAACCGGACACGGCGTCCTCCTATATCTCGTAATCCACCACGCTCCGGTCAACGACCACCTTCTTCACGAATTCCACGCAGCGCTGATGCTCCGGATGCTGTTGATAAACTTGAAGGGCGTCACGAGATTCCAGTTCGGAGTATAGAACAACCTGCCAGGCCGGAGAAGCCTGAAAGACATCCAGCCCGACCTCCAGGTGCAGCAGGCCCGGAATCTTGCCGTTCAGCGCCTCCAACATCTGCTTCATCTTCTTCCCGTTCTCCTCCGCCCCGGCCCCTTCGGCCTGGTCTTTCAACGTCCACATCACGATATGCTTAATCATTGGGTCTCTCCTCGATTCGGTTATGGGTTGTGAAATCTACTCCGCCTTGGGCGGATTCTTGTCAGCCGGGACGATCATCACGAAACGGGTTTCGGCTTCGGCCATCAATCGCTCTACCGCCAGGGCTTCCTCCGCTTGGAAGGTGGCTCGGAGTTCGGCCACGTAGCGGCCGACCAGCTCGCGGATATCCGTGAGTCCCTGTTCGGTGACGTCCCGGACGGCCACGTCCGCGCCGCTGGCCAGACGCCGTCGGATCGCGGCCTTGTCGAATCCGAATTCCGGGTAGAGGCATGGATAGACCACCCCGCCGGTCATGCCGGAGCAGATCCACGGTCCGGGGTCGCCGAGGATCACGGCCCGCCCGCCGGTCATGTATTCGAAGGCAAACCCTTTCAGGTGGGCGCGCACCGCCAGGTTGCCCTCTTCATCCCGGACCCTGGACGTGATCCGGGCTCCGAACACTGCGTCCGCGCCGGACATCCGAATGCAGGCCCGGGAGTCGGCGTAGTTCTGGACCATGAGCATCCCCCCGATGGCGCCGTAGGCGAAGCTCTTCCCCGTGGACCCGTCCACCCGGCGGCCCATCAGGTTCGCGCCCTTGAACACGCCGCAGGCCCCGCCAAAGCTGCTCTTGGCCGTGCCGTCCTGGGCCCCGCCATCCACCATCACTTCAATGCCCGGGATGTTGAAGGCGCACAGACCGTTGCCGGGTACCGACGAGTCCAGACGCAATCTGGCCCGGCGCTCCCCGGAATCACCGAACCGGCGGACCACGGCCCCGGCCAGGTAGGTGCCCATGGCCCGGTCCACGCTGCGCACGTGCTGATCCGTGTACCGGACCTCATGGGTCTGCTCGTCGGCGAACTCGGCCAGGGAGATGTCCGCCACCAGTTTGGTCAGGACGTTCAGCGGCTTGCGCACCATGCGCAGGGCTCCGGCGGGTCCGACGGCGCCGTCCATGGCCGGGCGGGCCAGGATGTCCGTCAGGGCCACGACGTCGAGGTGAGAGCTCTGGGCCAGAAAATCCGTGCGCCCGACCACGTCTCGAACCCGGCTGACGCCCAGGTCGGCCAGAATGGCCCGTATTTCCTCGCCGATACAGGTGAACAGCCGCACCAGGTTGCCGGTTTCCGCGGCCGCTTGCAGCGGAGTAAATCCCTTCACGCCGCGCTTTTCCGCGTCGGCCTTGGTCCGCAGCTGGGTGGAGATGCCCCGGGGGCAGGTGTCCAGGTGGCAGCGCTGGCAGCTGATGCAGCCCACGCCCATCAGAGCCGCGGTGCCCATGCCTACCCGGTCCGCGCCGAGGAAGATCACCTTCAGGGCATCCGCGCCGCTGCGCAACCCGCCGTCGGCCCACAGTTCCACGCCATCCCGCAGGCCAGACTCCACCAGTGCCCGATGAGCTTGACTCACCCCGATCTCCGCGGGCAGGCCGACATACTTCTTGCTGTGCTCCCGGGCCGCGCCCGTGCCCCCGTCGAAACCGGAGACCGTGACTATGTCCGCCCCGGCCTTGGCCACGCCCACGGCAATGGTGCCCACTCCGCTGGTCACCGGGATCTTCACCGAAACCCTGGCCATGGGGTTGGCGGTCTTCAGCTCGGTGATGATCTGGGCCAAATCCTCGATGGAATAGATGTCGTGATGATTGGAGGGGGAGATCAGGGCGATGCCCGGCTTGCAGTGCCGGGCCTGGGCCACCATGGCCGTGACCTTCTGGCCGGGCAGGTGCCCGCCCTCGCCGGGCTTGGCCCCCTGACCGATCTTGATTTCCAGAAAATCCACGGAATTGAGAAAAGCCATGTGCACGCCGAACCGGCCCGAGGCGATCTGCTGGCCCCGGTTGTGGCGGTATTTGCCGAGCATGTCCGGAATCTCCCCGCCCTCCCCGTTCATGCACACGATGTTCAGAATCCGGGCGGCCTCGGCGTAGCTCCGGAAGGAGTTCTCTCCCTGGGAGCCGAAGCTCATGGCCGGAATGACCAGGGGCATGGCATGACCGCCAATGGAGATGTCCACTTCGCTCATGGCCAGGGGCACGGCCTTGCTGGGCCGCGTAAAGCCCAGGACGTGCCGCAAGGCCACTGGACTCTCCTGTTCCAAAGCGGCCAGTTCCTGGGCCATCTCCCGAAATCCGGCCACCCCGGTGGCGGCCCGGCGCATCACCCGCCCGACCTTGGTGTTTCGGGCCGGGGTGCTCCAGAGTTGGGCCGAGGTTTCCCGAAGAGCCCTGTCCAGCCGGACATGGGCGATTTTTTCCAGCCGGGACAAGGACAGGCCGACATCCGGAGACTGGCAGAAGTTGGCGCACTTGAAGATTTTCGCCAGATCCTCGGCCAGGCCGATGGAGGAAAAAATCCGACCATAGCCGCACAGTTCATGGATGCCCATGGTGGACATGACCTTTTCCATGCCCTTCTGAAGCACGTCCATGGTGGTCCGGATCACGGTCTCGGCCGACCGGCTCTCCGTGGCGTGCTCCCGGGCCATACGCCAGATCATGTACGGATTAATCGCATCCGCCCCCAGTCCAAGCAGGAACATCACATCGTGCAGGTTGCGCACGGCAGCGCTGCGCACGACCAATGAACAGCGCCGCCGCAGTCGGTGTTTTTCCAGATAATTGCCGATCACGGCCAGGGCCAGGCCTGGATCGACATATACCAGTCCGTCGGAAAACGTCCTTGAATCGTCCAGAACCAGCAGCACGGCCCCGGCGTCGATGGCGGCCCTGGCCTCCAAACATAAATCGGTAAGACGCCGCTCCAGGCGGCCTTGGCCGTTGCCAGCAGGTCCGCTGCCTGGCCCGCTGTCTGGATCGTCGGTTTTAGCTTCGAACACCGCATCTAGGACGGCCACCCGGCCCGGGTCCCGACCCTGCCCCGAAAAAAAAGAAAGCACGGAGTCCATGGTCTGGGTGCCGAACTCCGCGGCCAACTGGGACAGAGCCGATCCGCAGACCCGGCCATCCAGGCAACCGCCCAGCAGCAGCGGCGTTCGCAGTTCCAGCCCCACGGCCCCGGACCGCTCCCTGTTGTCAATCTCCGGCCGGTCGCCGAGAATGCAGCGGGTGGTGAAATGGTCGGCCTCCCGCTCCCGGTCAATGGCCGGATTGGTGACCACGGCCACATTTTCCTTGAAAAACTCGGAAATGTTGGGCAACCCTTCCGGGCTCAGGCAGGCCAGCGGCCCCTGGTAGCCCATGGAGCCGATCAGCGCCCCGCCAATAATGGTCGCCGTTTTCTTGCGCATCTCCACATCGTACTTGTGCCAGCCCAGGGCCGCCAGCACGTTTTCCCGCACCATTTCGCCCGGCGACATCCGCGACCGACCGTCGTCGAGCAGGTTTTCCAAACCAAAAGCTCCCTCCGGCTGCTCCGGGACAGTTTGATACAACGTGCCGATCCGCTCCCGCAAACCGCTGCGGCCTTGCATCAGCCGAACCAGTTGGCGCTGAAAAGCCCGGTAGTTGAACACCACTGCCCGCCTACCGGTCAGGGACAGGATGGCCATTTTCTCCCCGGGAGCCAGGGGCACGGGGTCCGTGGCCGTGTCCTCCAAATCCACCACGCCCTTTTCCGAGGACAGATAATAGTTGTAGTCGCTCTCGCCGAACCACAACGGACGCAGCCCCAGGGCGTCCACGCTGCCGATGCAGACGTCCCCGTGCCGGGCGATGACCGCGGCCGGTCCCTGGGCCGATGGCGGGAAGAACCAGCGGTAAGTTTGATAGACCTTGCGCAGGTCCTCGGGATAATGCTCCACCTCACTGTGCACCGCCGGGAAGACCATGGCAAAGGCTTCGGTGAGTTCCAGTCCGTAACGGTGGATCAAGCCCTCGACGGCCCGATTCAGGTCCTGGGAATCGCTGCCCCCGGGCACGGGCTCGATGCCCAGATTACGCGACGCCCCGCGCAGCCGCTCAATGGTATTGATCTCGCCGTTGTGGGCCAGGATGGAAAATGGCTGGGTGCGCTCCACCGTGGGCAGGGTGTTGGTGGAATAACGACTGTGACCCAGGCAGATCTTGGACCGGGTGGCCGGATCGCGCAGCTCCGGATAGACCCGTTGCAGCAAATCCGGCCCGCCCCGGACCTTGTAGACCACGCTGTCCTGGGACAACGAAGCCACGTGCAGGTCCGGTTCCAGATCTTCCAGCTCCACCATCACCTTGAACAGCAATCGCCCGGAGTCAATGCGCACGTCCTGGCGGACCAGCCCGGCCACCTGCCAGAACAGCGGCGTCTCAACCCGGGCCATGGGCCCCAGCTCGTCGTCGTTGGTCCGTCCCCGCAACTCCAGAACAATATCCAGCCCCCGCAGGGCAAAGGTCTTGCGAACCGTGTCCAGAACGTCGTCGGCCCGCTCGCGGATCCGTCGGGGCAGGAGCAGATGGCCCACGAAAAACCCACTGGATTCGGCTAGATGGGGCGACAAGCCGGCTTCCAGGAGTCGGTGGCTCCACAGTTCCCGCGGCACGTCGGTCATGATCCCGCACCCGTCGCCCTCATCGTTGATGTCCCCGGATCGATGGGCCATCTTTTTCAAGGCCTCGATAGTTCGGACGATGTTGGCATGTGTCACGCGGCCGCGTTTGTCCACGAAGGCGATAATCGCGCAGGCGTCGCGCTCTTCGCAAATCGGTCGGCTGGAAGTGGTACTGCGGGATGGGATGAGCTTTGACACGAGGTCCTCCGTCTTGACATTGCGGAAATAGTGGGTTGGCGAAGAATCGACGTCCGTCGGCAAAGCTATGGCGGCGTCCTCGGCATCATTAGCCGACCGGGTGAAAGAAATCAAAAACTTCACGCGCTAAATCGCTCGGTTCAACCGTTCTATTCAACCGCTCGGTTCAGGCAATCAGTTTAGACGTTCAGTTCAGAAGTTCAATCCGGGCGCTCCACCAGATGCTTCCAATACCGCCGGGGCATGAAGCGGCGCTGCAAGGCTGGGTTACGACGTTCGGGCACGGCCAGGGACTGAACATATTCCCGCCAGAGATCCTGGAACGCGATTTCACGTTGGCTGAGCAGGGCGTCAACGTTGTCCGGAACCCCGACCACCGGGTGCAGGGTCTGACCGTCCCAGGCCACGGCCAGCCCGCGGCGTAGGTCGTGGATCACCCAGTTCTCACGGGGAAAGCGGCGTTGAAAATGGGGCGTCACGAACGGCAACACATTGTGGTCCGGCTCGAAGCGGGCGTACAGGGTTCCGTCTTGCAATTCCATGAACCGCAGCAGGCCGGTGACGCGGTGCGCCTCCTTGCCGACCTTGGCCTTCCAGTCCACCACCCGGCGCACGGCGGCGTTGGTCCGCATTCCCAGAACGTTTCTACCGGCCCGCAGCGTCAAGCGCGCGAACTCGTACAGCGGTTGTTCGGTGTCCTTAACCTCGGCCAGAAACACGTACATCACGTGTTGAACCGTTCCCTCTCCACCCGCTTGGCGCAAACGCTCTAGGAATTGAGCGGCCGTCTGGGCATGAACCGGAACCGGCGTCGGCGGCCACAACCTCGGCCGACCCCCAACCCCAACCTGAAAACCGCACCGCTCCAGCCCTTCCCCATCCGCCGCGGCAAAGGCGCACAGCAGCCCGTCAAAGCTGTTGTCGTAGGAGAAGATGCGTAGGGTTTGCTGCACAGGGAAAAAGTCCTTGTCAGAAAGTTCACCGCTTCCTAGATTCACGTCATGCAGACGCTTGAATATAAAAACTACATGGCTCGAGTCGACTTCGACGCCCGCGACAACATTCTGGTTGGCCGCATCACCGAAATTGAAGATATGGTGAGCTTCCACGCATCCACAACTGAAGAACTGAACGTGGCCTTTGTGGAAGCGGTTGAGGATTACCTTTCGACATGCAAGGCAATGGGCAAGCCGCCTAGTAGAACCATGTCCGATAAGGTAACTATCTGAAAAAACATCTTACCAAAGCGACAACTGCTTCATCCTCGGCGCACCAGGCTTTTCCAGGCCGCGGAGCACGTTTTCGGCCCGGGCCGGATTCCAGGTTTCGCTTTGCCAGAATTTGCCGCTGGCCGTGACGAAGAAGCGGGCTCGTTTCATGACCACGCCGAGCTTTTTGAGGTCTTCGGGATGCAGGGGGCCGAAGCGGCGGGCCGCGATGATTCTTCGGGCCGAACGGACCCCGATGCCGGGGATGCGCAGGAGCTGCTCCAGAAGAGCCCGGTTAACCTCCACGGGAAACAGGTCCGGATGGCGCAGGGCCCAGGCGGCCTTGGGATCGAGTTGCTCGTCCAGCCATTCGTGCTGGTCGTCGAAAAGCTCCGCGCTCCGAAAGCCGTAATACCGCAACAGCCAGTCCGCCTGGTACAAACGGTGCTCCCGGAGCAACGGCGGCGCGCTCAGGGCGGGCAGGCGATTATCCCGGCTGACCGGAACGTAGCCGCTGTAGTAGACCCGTTGCAGCCCGAACCGCCCGTACAGGGCCTCGGCCAGCCGCAAAATCTGCCGGTCCGGTTCCGGACTGGCTCCCACGATAAGCTGCGTGCTTTGCCCGGCGGGAGCGAACACCGGGCCTTTCGCGGTCCGGGCCGGAAGCCCCCGCCGGTCGTGCGTCGCTTCGCCGATCAGCTCGCTGATCCTGAGCATTGGCAGCAGCACTCCGTCCCGGGTCTTTTGGGGTGCCAGGCTGCGCAGGGAGGCCTCGGAGGGCAGCTCGATGTTCACGCTCAGCCTGTCCGCGACCAGACCGGCCCGCTGGATCAGTTCCGGCGCCGAGCCGGGGATGACCTTCAGATGGATGTACCCGCCAAAGCCATGCATGCGACGCAGATCTTCGGCCACCCGGACCATCCGCTCCATGGTCCAGTCCGGATTGCGGCAGACCGCGGAACTCAGAAACAAGCCCTCGATGTAATTTCGCCGATAAAAGTTCAGGGTCAGGTCCACGAGTTGGCCGACCGTGAACGTGGTCCGGGGCAGATCGTTGTCCCCGCGATTGACGCAGTACGCGCAATTGTACTCGCAGACGTTGGTATACAGAATCTTGAGCAGGGAAATGCACCGCCCGTCCGCGGCCCAACTGTGACAGATTCCGGAATGGGCCGGAGCGCCCAAGGTCGCCCCTTGGCGAACAGCCTTGGACCCACTGGAGGAACAGGATACGTCGTAGCGGGCCGACTCGGCCAGGATGGCCACCTTGCGGACCAGGTCCGGTCGATGAATAAACGCCGGGACGCCGCGATTCGATTCCTTTCCGCTGCCCGCAATCAAACCGGAGACCTTCTCCATAGTCTTCCCCTTTGCCAGCTCATCCTTGTTCGACAACCGATCCAGAAGATTTCAACGGACAATCGCATGCCGGTCAATCTTGCCTCGTGGGACAAGATTGATTATAAAGAATGATTAAGGCATACGGCAGCCTCGGATTGAGACACATATCTTCTTCACACAGGAGGTTTATCGGAAAATGAAACGGATTGCATTGTTTTTAATCACCAACATCGCCATCCTCGTGGTCTTGAGCATCGTCCTTTCCTTGCTCGGCTTCACGGGCATTCTTGATGAAACGGGCAGGGGTCTGGACTATGGTAGCTTGCTGGTCTTCGCCGCTGTTTTCGGCTTCGGAGGTTCGTTCATCTCCCTGGCCATATCCAAATGGATGGCCAAGCGCCTGACCGGGGCCAAGGTCATCACCTCGCCGCGCAATCAGGCCGAGGCCTGGCTTGTGGAAACCGTGAAAAATCAGGCGGCCCGTGCCGGCATCGGCATGCCTGAAGTGGCCGTTTACGACTCCGACGCTCCCAATGCCTTTGCCACGGGCATGAGCAAGAACAACGCCCTGGTGGCGGTGAGCACCGGGCTGATGCGCTCCATGACCCAGGACGAGGTGGAAGCGGTTCTGGCCCACGAGGTCAGTCACGTGGCCAACGGGGACATGGTCACCCTGACTCTGATCCAGGGCGTGGTGAACACCTTCGTGATCTTCATCTCCCGAGTCGTGGGCTACTTCGTGGACCGGGTCATCCTCAAGAACGAGGAAGGTCTGGGGCTGGGTTTTTTCATTACCAGCATCGTGGCCCAGATCGTTTTCGGCATCCTGGCCAGCGTCGTGGTGCTCTACTTCAGCCGTGAACGGGAATACCGGGCCGACGCAGGCGGTGCCAAGCTGGCCGGACGGGAAAAAATGATCGCGGCCCTGGAAAAGCTGAAACGGGGTGCTCAGGAACCGCTTCCGGAGCAGATGTCCGCCTTCGGCATCAACGGCAAACCCGAAGGCCACGGCCTGAAGTTGCTGTTCATGACCCACCCGCCGCTGGATGATCGAATCGCCGCCCTGAGGCGACAAAATATTCAGTAGATCCGATCTCAGACGTACCAAGATGCAAGGACGTCATTCGCGCATGCAATGACAGCCTTGCCCCTGTCGCGACACCGCAAAGGCCCACATGCTCACCAATACCTTCTGCCATCTGCCCCGCATCGGCAACGTCACGGAACGAAAAATCTGGGAGGTCGGCATCCCGTCCTGGGAAGAAGCCCGGACCAACGGCGGGCGACATCCGAAACTGTTCTCCAAGGCCGCGCTGGAAACTTTGGAAGAATCAGAGGACCGGCTGGGTAACGGGGAAGTGGATTGGTTCGCCCAGCGTCTGCCACGGAATGAAACTTGGCGGCTGTGCTCACATTTCACGGACCGCGCGGCCTTCGTGGACATCGAGACCACCAGCGGACCGGGGCAAGTGCACATCACCACCATTGCCCTGTACGACGGCAAACGCCTGCGCACCTACGTCCACGGTCGGAACCTGGAAGCATTTTGCGACGATATCCGGGAATACTCCCTGCTGGTGACCTTCAACGGCCGTTGCTTCGACGCCCCGATCATCCAGCGCGAACTTCAGACTCCGCTACCCGAGGCTCATGTGGACCTGCGCTTCGTGTTGCGCTCCCTGGGGATGAAAGGCGGCCTGAAATCCTGCGAAAAACAGATGGGCTTGGGAAGGAACGACCTGGAAGGACTGGACGGATACTTCGCCGTGCTGCTCTGGCACGAATACCAGGCAACCGGCGATGAACGGGCCCTGCAAACCTTGCTGGCCTACAACGCAGCGGACGTGCTCTCCATGCCGGTCCTGCTGGCCCACGCCTACGAGGCCAAACTTCGGGAAACCCCGTTCTTCACCGCCTCGCCACCCCGCCCGGAAATCCCGAAAAACCCTCACCAAGCTTGCCCGGAAATCATCCAACGCATCCGCAAGCGCTTCGGCCTGCGGTTTCTGCCGAAAATGCGCTAGGGATATTGCTGTTACTGAATAACCGTTTGTGAATTGGATGGTGCAGGCATCCTGCCTGCACGGACAGGCAAGATGCCTGTCCCACCATTTTGACATGCCTTTCGCGGAGCATAAAGCGCGGGCGGGGCAAAAACGGTAAATTGAGATCAGCCAACTCCTTGGTAGATAACTATTCAATCACCCTGGACAGACAGACACCGGATGCCCGACCAACGGCCTACGAGACTTTACTGCCCGGCGGCACGGGGTCCGACGGCGCCAGCAGGCGCAGCCCCTCGGGAGCGTGGACGGCCAAGACCATGCCCTGGGACAGGGTGCCGCGCAGTTTGCGGGGTTTGAGGTTGGCCACCACCACGACTTGGCGACCGACTAGATTATCCGGGGACCAATGTTCGGCGATGCCGGCCACGATGCTCCGCGGCTCGGCCTCGCCCAGGTCCACGTGCAGCTGAAGCAACTTGTCCGCCCCTTGCACCGGTTCCGCCGAGACAACCGAGCCCACGCGCAGATCCAGGCGCTGAAAATCGGCGAATTCCAACAGCTCCGCGGTGTCGCTTTGTTGTTGAGCGATTATCGCGTCT from Desulfonatronum sp. SC1 encodes the following:
- a CDS encoding putative DNA modification/repair radical SAM protein, translating into MEKVSGLIAGSGKESNRGVPAFIHRPDLVRKVAILAESARYDVSCSSSGSKAVRQGATLGAPAHSGICHSWAADGRCISLLKILYTNVCEYNCAYCVNRGDNDLPRTTFTVGQLVDLTLNFYRRNYIEGLFLSSAVCRNPDWTMERMVRVAEDLRRMHGFGGYIHLKVIPGSAPELIQRAGLVADRLSVNIELPSEASLRSLAPQKTRDGVLLPMLRISELIGEATHDRRGLPARTAKGPVFAPAGQSTQLIVGASPEPDRQILRLAEALYGRFGLQRVYYSGYVPVSRDNRLPALSAPPLLREHRLYQADWLLRYYGFRSAELFDDQHEWLDEQLDPKAAWALRHPDLFPVEVNRALLEQLLRIPGIGVRSARRIIAARRFGPLHPEDLKKLGVVMKRARFFVTASGKFWQSETWNPARAENVLRGLEKPGAPRMKQLSLW
- a CDS encoding type II toxin-antitoxin system HicB family antitoxin — translated: MQTLEYKNYMARVDFDARDNILVGRITEIEDMVSFHASTTEELNVAFVEAVEDYLSTCKAMGKPPSRTMSDKVTI
- a CDS encoding TIGR03915 family putative DNA repair protein; the protein is MQQTLRIFSYDNSFDGLLCAFAAADGEGLERCGFQVGVGGRPRLWPPTPVPVHAQTAAQFLERLRQAGGEGTVQHVMYVFLAEVKDTEQPLYEFARLTLRAGRNVLGMRTNAAVRRVVDWKAKVGKEAHRVTGLLRFMELQDGTLYARFEPDHNVLPFVTPHFQRRFPRENWVIHDLRRGLAVAWDGQTLHPVVGVPDNVDALLSQREIAFQDLWREYVQSLAVPERRNPALQRRFMPRRYWKHLVERPD
- a CDS encoding glutamate synthase-related protein, which translates into the protein MSKLIPSRSTTSSRPICEERDACAIIAFVDKRGRVTHANIVRTIEALKKMAHRSGDINDEGDGCGIMTDVPRELWSHRLLEAGLSPHLAESSGFFVGHLLLPRRIRERADDVLDTVRKTFALRGLDIVLELRGRTNDDELGPMARVETPLFWQVAGLVRQDVRIDSGRLLFKVMVELEDLEPDLHVASLSQDSVVYKVRGGPDLLQRVYPELRDPATRSKICLGHSRYSTNTLPTVERTQPFSILAHNGEINTIERLRGASRNLGIEPVPGGSDSQDLNRAVEGLIHRYGLELTEAFAMVFPAVHSEVEHYPEDLRKVYQTYRWFFPPSAQGPAAVIARHGDVCIGSVDALGLRPLWFGESDYNYYLSSEKGVVDLEDTATDPVPLAPGEKMAILSLTGRRAVVFNYRAFQRQLVRLMQGRSGLRERIGTLYQTVPEQPEGAFGLENLLDDGRSRMSPGEMVRENVLAALGWHKYDVEMRKKTATIIGGALIGSMGYQGPLACLSPEGLPNISEFFKENVAVVTNPAIDREREADHFTTRCILGDRPEIDNRERSGAVGLELRTPLLLGGCLDGRVCGSALSQLAAEFGTQTMDSVLSFFSGQGRDPGRVAVLDAVFEAKTDDPDSGPGSGPAGNGQGRLERRLTDLCLEARAAIDAGAVLLVLDDSRTFSDGLVYVDPGLALAVIGNYLEKHRLRRRCSLVVRSAAVRNLHDVMFLLGLGADAINPYMIWRMAREHATESRSAETVIRTTMDVLQKGMEKVMSTMGIHELCGYGRIFSSIGLAEDLAKIFKCANFCQSPDVGLSLSRLEKIAHVRLDRALRETSAQLWSTPARNTKVGRVMRRAATGVAGFREMAQELAALEQESPVALRHVLGFTRPSKAVPLAMSEVDISIGGHAMPLVIPAMSFGSQGENSFRSYAEAARILNIVCMNGEGGEIPDMLGKYRHNRGQQIASGRFGVHMAFLNSVDFLEIKIGQGAKPGEGGHLPGQKVTAMVAQARHCKPGIALISPSNHHDIYSIEDLAQIITELKTANPMARVSVKIPVTSGVGTIAVGVAKAGADIVTVSGFDGGTGAAREHSKKYVGLPAEIGVSQAHRALVESGLRDGVELWADGGLRSGADALKVIFLGADRVGMGTAALMGVGCISCQRCHLDTCPRGISTQLRTKADAEKRGVKGFTPLQAAAETGNLVRLFTCIGEEIRAILADLGVSRVRDVVGRTDFLAQSSHLDVVALTDILARPAMDGAVGPAGALRMVRKPLNVLTKLVADISLAEFADEQTHEVRYTDQHVRSVDRAMGTYLAGAVVRRFGDSGERRARLRLDSSVPGNGLCAFNIPGIEVMVDGGAQDGTAKSSFGGACGVFKGANLMGRRVDGSTGKSFAYGAIGGMLMVQNYADSRACIRMSGADAVFGARITSRVRDEEGNLAVRAHLKGFAFEYMTGGRAVILGDPGPWICSGMTGGVVYPCLYPEFGFDKAAIRRRLASGADVAVRDVTEQGLTDIRELVGRYVAELRATFQAEEALAVERLMAEAETRFVMIVPADKNPPKAE